DNA from Leishmania donovani BPK282A1 complete genome, chromosome 34:
GGCGGCTTCGACCGGCGTGACGTGGCGCCTGACGAGATCTACTTCCTGAACGAAGACATggcgcgccagctgcgcctcgtggAGGCCAAAGACCGATACTACCGCGAGCACTATGGTCAGGAAAAGAGCGAGTGGAGCGACATGGGCGAGGGCAGCCAGGTGGGTGGCTCGGACATGTACGGGCCAGATGGTGCGCTCGTCAACGGCCCGCAGTACGTCAACATCGGCGGCCGTCTGTACCGCCAGCCGAGCCTGCCAGCGACAGAGATGGGCTTCTCGGTGGTCGgaacgccgcagcagcgtgggCAACTTCGCTTTGcacggcaccaccgcgccgTGCCAGCCACCACctacgccgccgcgcagctgcagaggccGGCGGGCGCACACGACGCATTACCGGACGAGGTCGTGGGTAGTCGGTCGCTCTCGCGACACAGCCGCCGGAGCATGGCGAACCCGCTGCTGGCCGATCGCCACAGCCTCTCCCCGGCGCACCAAGGCACGAGCGTCGGCGGCCCCAGTGTGGCTCGCGTGTCGGACTCCCTCGCAGAGGAACGGGCGAAGAACACGAACATCAGCCTCGTACCGCGGCTGACGAAGCTGGGCAATGCCCGCGCCCttgtcgtcgccggcgacgacgaggcgacCGCCGACTACAGCACCCCCGAGGGCGGCGTGTCGGACGAAGACTTCGAGCATCTGCTCCTGCCCGGTCCCCGCCTACGCTACAAGAGCACCATGGATGAGGGACGTCGCGTATTCGAGACTTGTCTGGACTGCAACACGCACATgcagatgccgctgcgcgcgccgccaggtgtggcgcagcgcaccgccgaggagctgcatGCGGAGCACTGCCacatggcggcggtgcgtaGCTCGCAGCAGCTAGTGCTGAACGCGCTGATCGGATACACCAGGATGCAGGCCGACCACGAGGTGACCCCCACCAAGCGGATGGTGGAGATAGTGCTGGGACAGGCCTGGAGCTGCGGCATGCTGCTGTTCGACACAATTGAAAACCTGTCTTGCATGGACTTGCCAGAGCAGGAGCGGACGTGGGACCGcatgctggaggcgctggagatgCAACAGTGGCTGTTGGGACTGCACGTCGGCGAGGAGCAAGTCGGCCGTGCCACGCTGGCCTACATCCTGGCGAACCAGCAGaggcaggaggcgcaggtgcgggAAAAGAGCTACAAGAACACCTGGGAGGACCGCGTGTTCTTCGTGCTCTCGCCCTCGAACCCGGTTCGGCGGGCGGTGTCGGCTGTGGTTGGCTCGATGTGGTTTGAGATTGCCGTCCTGTGCGTCGTCTATGCCGCCTCCATCTGCTTGGCTGTCTATGCGCCAGACGAGGGTAATCGCGACTTCGGCGGCAGCTACAACAGCGCCAAGTACAAGGTGCTGCACATCCTCGACGACATTTTCTCTATCATCTTCGCAGTAGAGATGGTTCTGAAGTGGATCAGCATGGGGGTCGTGCTGCCGGTCGGCCGCGCGTACTTCTGGCACCGATGGAACATCTTCGATTTCTTCATCGTGATCATCTCTCTCGTGTCGTGGGGCAGGCCGGACATCTTTCTACGCTACCTGAAGGTGATGCGCTGTTTCCGCATTCTGGGGCCGCTGCGGTACTGGAAgtggggcagcagcagcatgtcACACGTGGCGCGCGCCATCTGGGACAGCATTCCGACCCTGGCGAACGTGTGCCTGCTCATGCTCATGAACTACATTGTGTGGGCCATCATCTTCGTCTCCCTGTTCATGGACAAGTTCAACTActgcagcaacgccagcaTAGTGAACGGCACGCAGTGCGTCGAGGAGGGGTACACGTGGGCGCCAACCCAGCGCAACTTCCGCAACTTCTACGAAAGCCTGTTGACGACCTTCGAAATCAGCACCGGGGCGGAGTGGATAGACGTCATATACAGCGCCGTCGACTCCCGctcagcgctgctgtcgccgctgcggaaCCAGCGCCCGTACCTCGGCCTGGTCTTCATCGCATACTACTACGTGTCGCACTTCATCTTCTTCACGCTGTTCATCTCAGCAGTGATTTACTGCTACATGCTCGCCAAGAGCGCGACGGAGGACGCGACGGGGACAACGATCGAGCACCAGGTCTGGCTGCGCATGCAGGGCATGATTTTTCGGCTGAAACCCAAGGTGCAGCTTCTGCCCCTGGACACACGAGTCTCCCGCCTGGTCCACTTCCTGATTTCGAATCGCTGGTTCGAGGCGTTCATGGGGCTCATTCTTGTCTTTAACATGCTGACCATGTCGCTCGAGTGGTACCAGATGAGCAGCACGCAGAAGACCACGCTCGATGCGTTCCAGTACATCTGGGTCGTCATTTTCACCCTCGAGGTCGTTCTGCGTTTCGTCGCGCACGGCCTGCGCTTCTTCACGCGCCGGGCCTACTGCTGGGACCTTCTGATCGTTGTCCTCTCCTACATTCAGATCGGCCTCAGCACCACGGCCACCAACCGCGTGCCGTTCAACGTGAATGTGCTGCGCATGCTGCGAGTGGGGCGGGTGTTGCACCTCGTGCACCTCGTGCTGCCCTTCTCCACCCATCTGACACTCTTCCACGAGGTCCTGAAGGCGTCGGTGCCGGGGCTCATCAGCGTGACGTTCGTGTACATGATCGCCGTGTACGTCTTCGCGATATTGGGCCTGCACTTCTTGGGCTACATCGTACCCTTCGGTGGCTACATCGATGATAAGTACAACAACTTCGGCACCTTTGTGAACGCGCTTATCATGGTGTTTCGACTATCCACCCTACAGAACTGGGCAACGATGCTGCGAGGCAGCTTGGACCGCGGTTACTACTGCGCCCGCGCCAGCAAGCGATGCGGGCCAACGGACTGGGCGCCGGTGTACTACATCCCCATTGTCATCTGCTTCTTCCTTCTGCTAAGCACTCTGTACATGGCAGTCGTGCTGGACAAGTACGTTGCAGCCGTGCGCATCTACTCTGCCGTCACCCGGCTCGACGAGCTGCGTCGCTTCTGCCGCCTGTGGTCGAAGAGGGATCCGAACGGCACCATGTGGCTGCCAAGCGCGGTGCTaccggagctgctggaggagctgcgtcTGCCGCTGGGTGTCAGTGATCGCCGCAACCGCGTTGAGGTaatgcagctgctgcgggagTACAACATTCCTGACCACAACGGCCGTGTTTACTACTACGAGGTACTGCTACCGCTAGCGCGGCGCGTGATGGCCATCGCATTTCTCGAGGCGGCCGATGCGCACACGGCCGGCAGCCAGGCTCCGAGAGACATTGCCTGGCACCTGTCGGAGCGCTCGCTCGgagcgctgccggcgtcctATGGCACGGTCCGGCCAAGCAGCGTCACGGTAGCTGAGCATTACGCAGCCGCCCTCCTACAGGCCGCTTTCCGCCGGGACCGCGCGATGCGCGACTATTACATTGCCAAGTCGGagctgtggcgccgcggcagggcGGTCTGCGTTGAGCGCGGGCTGCCGTACGACAACTTCGGGTTTGGCAAGACACCGCTGGCGGGCCCAGACCCGCGCGAGGAAGGCATGCGCCGTGGCTTCAACATTCCGAAGGATGCCACCCTCGCCAActccgccggcggccgtgtcTACGCCGACCCCGTGGCGGCCCGCATCGCCGCGATGCGCGAGGCCATGGGCTCCCACAAGCGCGCCACTGATCAGGAGCCGCCAACGCTCCTGCCGGCGGTCTACCGCTCTGCGATTTACCCCGAAGAGAAGCGCTTTGGCCCCAACGCCCCTGGCGCCATCCGCCGCCACGAGCGTCGCGACGAGAAGCTGGAGCGGAAGCGGGCGCAGGAGGAATACGAGAGACAGATGTACGAGCGCAGCACCCGGGGTTGTCCGGCACGCACAGCTGGCGAGCAAAAAGATAATGAAACCGTCACTGCCGAGGGCGCAGGCGACGTGGACGTGGGCTTAGCTTATAGCAAAGGCACCATGGAGCCGCATCCCGCGGCCCGCGGAAATCAATACAACTTAGATCCGATGGACGTCAACTACCAGCCTCCTCTCGGCACAAGTCCGGAGGAGCTGCGACAGGAAAAGGTGGACCGTCGCCTcaacgcagccgccgctgccgcaacgGCCTCAGCAACGCTCGGTGGCATATCGCCTTCCACCACTCCCGAGCAGTACTAAGCCTCTCCCATGACCTCAGGCGCCCTCCTTCCAGGACGCAATGCAAGGCGCACACATACTCTTCTCTGTTCGGAGCACTCTGGAGGCTCACCGACACGGCTGGCCTCGCTGTTGTTGCAGCGCCTGTGGCCGTTGTGCTGGTGCTGATTGAGGCCGCTGTTTATTCTTCTTTTCGGTCAGGTGTTACGTCTGTCCTCAGTTTAACGCCTCCCGGTAGCACAGAGCACAGagcacctccctcctctccctctcctctctccccttctccctccctgttttgtccacccccccccttcttctAGCCTCCCACCCAGAGACGTGTCAGAGAGTGTTGCGTCTCGTTCTCCTTCGgtttcttcctctcctgcCATTGTGTGTCTGCACTTCTTCGATTGAGTCTGCAGGtcgccgcacgcacacatagcAGACGGCGAAGGTGGTGCCGGTGTGTGCTTTTCGTATGCATGTATAGGCACGTGTCGTCTTGATGCGACAGGCGCCCTGAACCCTGCCAGTGTGTGTAGTATGTCTCCCTCTTGCTTTTATGTTGCTATGTACTGATTTAGGCCCATGAAGGATGAAGTTGGGTGTTGTCGTTGTAGAAGCCGCGCATCAGTTGTGGAGTATGCATGTACAAGAAcatcgcacacacatacatatgcGCGCGCAAGTCGCGCATGCCTtatttatgtgtgtgtgtgtgtgtgtgtgtgtttcggtgtgtgtgtctgtacCGCAAACACGAACACTCCACACAGCAGAAGCAGGAGAGGCGCCATtcgtgaggaggggggagatcATGCTCGTGCGGTTCG
Protein-coding regions in this window:
- a CDS encoding calcium channel protein, putative translates to MEIPLARTQPIEKFFVEYNSAAAEREDDGQPRDDNEVLLMQFAEYTDDDSFFSSSDTVIECDPQRLRSDPLRRRAVVSVHNTLQLRALTNGRVPEDMVWNNVTRTSWLYQIHNRAIALQHSSFFIFPARWTPRVMVYNVMHHWLMEMFIFLMILGYAIFQATWSRYTAPPGGMHKPDHIIWADVFYTCLLGFEIIARLFASGGILHKRAFFRSPWRWLDTAVLVLSIMECTWWQDLWNFTAWRLIRTIKCLTYVPAPVRMKLLAKSLLRSTNRLIYVTIFLTYFIFFFGLLGLQLFVGTLHSRCVNTLTGAVTSQVCRSVATGQYGFYWGHHCGVFYTCQADAFPNPHYDFRSFDDIGHAMLSVFQIMTFQGWSELLQETNDGLAMMAFLYYFFTILVCAWIVPSLYLGVFLEKMDKTSRLFVLKQLDFFDHMLTEQRQRMSSMVRLNDYVERDENGFVSHYPAYTLQQQDDKRLTSDDSTSGSTDDKNMNAHRIKSHHRAIQATKWTDEQRIQLQLALTRQRDVAEEAERKRQLQQAALGDLIVEEGGAGKRQGTGRRGASPAGAASGSATQTETSPQPTKERSEFALGGRVGAVQHHPAAYAIGDSHQSDLPFAVRQEVQAEQLRFLDPYTNGASAAKNDMYNSAAALRTSIDQSRTAVPGGGAESATVLHSRPVSNARPSTRAPSAPSTSVMVAREAAGVVPHRRSTSVRGGTLSRASSMNGRGSLSRLHASMTQVPQAPTQQEQTAYVINDPEGGDFDYAKTLGQKINIIRNIAHMFTEGYPRIISQYLWEHRMMQHRYGLTPLSYTNKYEEEALRRLRQRRAQERREEREELRRSGMGHLIDDDEDEDDDSLAEKPWMRQEGLVPGSMSPIRMARNIRENAPITVFNYIMYSFIIANAVFNASRFDTMPDYWETGTFIAGVCFSVLFMLELLIRLLALGPGPFFTDIVILIEATFMVTSLFQLGYSRANTTSLFNWVRFLRLFRVIPCRPLRRVSRVLIHGFPDMVYALVFFTLYMFMWLLLGMSFFGSRIGWIDYNTSDYTTRGTFETFSHAAYAVAQAFSVNRDQWLYLSWSGMRVRGSYTVMYFIATVCVAFIFRFFFIAVMTCAWQAQQEKEDYYFMSGSSHGRRGRRSRFARLPFFDFSVWRSFKHIHGGFDRRDVAPDEIYFLNEDMARQLRLVEAKDRYYREHYGQEKSEWSDMGEGSQVGGSDMYGPDGALVNGPQYVNIGGRLYRQPSLPATEMGFSVVGTPQQRGQLRFARHHRAVPATTYAAAQLQRPAGAHDALPDEVVGSRSLSRHSRRSMANPLLADRHSLSPAHQGTSVGGPSVARVSDSLAEERAKNTNISLVPRLTKLGNARALVVAGDDEATADYSTPEGGVSDEDFEHLLLPGPRLRYKSTMDEGRRVFETCLDCNTHMQMPLRAPPGVAQRTAEELHAEHCHMAAVRSSQQLVLNALIGYTRMQADHEVTPTKRMVEIVLGQAWSCGMLLFDTIENLSCMDLPEQERTWDRMLEALEMQQWLLGLHVGEEQVGRATLAYILANQQRQEAQVREKSYKNTWEDRVFFVLSPSNPVRRAVSAVVGSMWFEIAVLCVVYAASICLAVYAPDEGNRDFGGSYNSAKYKVLHILDDIFSIIFAVEMVLKWISMGVVLPVGRAYFWHRWNIFDFFIVIISLVSWGRPDIFLRYLKVMRCFRILGPLRYWKWGSSSMSHVARAIWDSIPTLANVCLLMLMNYIVWAIIFVSLFMDKFNYCSNASIVNGTQCVEEGYTWAPTQRNFRNFYESLLTTFEISTGAEWIDVIYSAVDSRSALLSPLRNQRPYLGLVFIAYYYVSHFIFFTLFISAVIYCYMLAKSATEDATGTTIEHQVWLRMQGMIFRLKPKVQLLPLDTRVSRLVHFLISNRWFEAFMGLILVFNMLTMSLEWYQMSSTQKTTLDAFQYIWVVIFTLEVVLRFVAHGLRFFTRRAYCWDLLIVVLSYIQIGLSTTATNRVPFNVNVLRMLRVGRVLHLVHLVLPFSTHLTLFHEVLKASVPGLISVTFVYMIAVYVFAILGLHFLGYIVPFGGYIDDKYNNFGTFVNALIMVFRLSTLQNWATMLRGSLDRGYYCARASKRCGPTDWAPVYYIPIVICFFLLLSTLYMAVVLDKYVAAVRIYSAVTRLDELRRFCRLWSKRDPNGTMWLPSAVLPELLEELRLPLGVSDRRNRVEVMQLLREYNIPDHNGRVYYYEVLLPLARRVMAIAFLEAADAHTAGSQAPRDIAWHLSERSLGALPASYGTVRPSSVTVAEHYAAALLQAAFRRDRAMRDYYIAKSELWRRGRAVCVERGLPYDNFGFGKTPLAGPDPREEGMRRGFNIPKDATLANSAGGRVYADPVAARIAAMREAMGSHKRATDQEPPTLLPAVYRSAIYPEEKRFGPNAPGAIRRHERRDEKLERKRAQEEYERQMYERSTRGCPARTAGEQKDNETVTAEGAGDVDVGLAYSKGTMEPHPAARGNQYNLDPMDVNYQPPLGTSPEELRQEKVDRRLNAAAAAATASATLGGISPSTTPEQY